The Polyangium aurulentum genomic interval CAAGGGCGGCGCCCGCGCGGGCTCCTCGCCCACCCTCTCGCCGGCCTCGAAGCCCGCGTCCCCCCGGAACGCCCCGCTCTCGACGCGCGGCAATGGCAGCCCCTCCGAGGACCACGATTTCAGGCGATTCTAGGAGATCCGGCCGTGAAGCAGCCCCAGACCGTGGCGTCCGCGCAGTACCTGAGCTTTTTCCTCGCGGGTGAGGAGTATGCGCTCGCCATCCTCCAGGTGCGCGAGATCATCGAATACGACACCGTCACGCGCGTCCCCGGCACGCCCGCCTGGATCGGGGGCGTCGTCAACCTGCGCGGCAGCGTGCTGCCCGTGATCGATCTCGCGATGAAGCTCGGGCTGCCCCCGTGCACGATCACGCGCCGCACGTGCATCGTGGTCGTGGAGGTCGATCACCAGGGCGACAGGCTGGTGCTCGGCCTGCTCACGGACGCCGTCGGGCAGGTGCTCGATTTCGGGCCGGGGGACGTGGAGGCGACGCCCCCGTTCGGCACGCCCGTGCACATCGATTACCTGATCGGGATGGGCCGGGCGGGGAAGAAATTCGTGCTCCTGCTCGACGCCAATCGCATCCTCGACACGCGCGAGATCGCCCTCGCCGACGACGTGCAGCGCATCTCCGTCGAGTCCGCCGAGCCCGCGCCCGCCGCCGCGGAGCTGTCGCCACCCGAGCCAGCGTCGGAGCCCACCCCGTGAGCGACGTGGTCTGGCAAAGCATCCCCGAGCTCTCGGACCGCGATTTCGCAGGGTATCAGCGGCTCATCTACCGCGAGGCCGGGATCTTCCTCGCCCCGACCAAGAAGGCGCTGCTCGTGGGGCGCCTGTCGCGCCGGCTGCGCGAGCTCGGGGGGACGTCGTTTCGCGATTACCTGAAGCAGGCGGAGGAGGACCCGGCGGAGCGGACGCGGCTCATCGAGGCCGTTTGCACGCACGAGACGCGGTTTTTCCGCGAGCCGCGGCAGTTCGATCTGCTCGAGAAGCAGATCTTGCCGCAATGGCGCAAGCAAGGCTCCGTCGGCGGAAGTCGCCGGGTGCGCGTGTGGAGCGCGGGCTGCTCCTCGGGCGAGGAGCCCTTCTCGCTCGCCATGGCGCTGCGCCACGCGCTGCCGGCGGAGGCGGGCTGGGAGATCGACATCCTCGCCACGGATCTCTCGTCGCGCGTGCTCGAGCGGGCGCGCGAGGCGGTCTGGCCGATCGAGAAATCGTCCGAGATCCCCCGGCATTATCTCAAGGCGTACATGCTGCGGGGGACCGGCAGCCAGGAGGGCCGGATGAAGGCCTCGCCCGAGCTGCGGGAGATGGTCCATTTCGCGCAGGTGAACCTGAGCGACGAGCGCCTGCCGGTCGCGGGGCGCTTCGACCTCGTGTTCTGCCGCAACGTGCTCATTTACTTCGACATGCAATCGAAGGCGCGCGCGGTGAACAAGCTGCTCGACCGGCTCGCGCCGCACGGATACTTCTTCCTCGGCCAGGCCGAGAGCCTGAGCGGCCTGCCGCGGAGCGTGCGGCCCGTGATTCCGGCGGTGTACGCGATGGATCGGCTTCTTTAGCCGTATCCTCGCCGAGGAGGGGCCCGATCTGGTAATTTCTCCTCCGAGGAGAGATCGACATGGGCTCTGACCTGTACGACGTGCGCGTCGAGCGCTGGGAAAGCGGAACGCTGGAGGCGATGGCCGCGCGCGCCGCGGCCCACGGGCTGGACGAGGCCCTCGCGCGCGATTGCATCCGCCGCTGCGGCGGGGAGAGCGCGGTCGAGGTCGATCTCTACATTCACCAGATCCACCCCGACGCGCCGATCTGGGAGCTGGATCTGGCCTACATGGTGATGACGCTGCACTCGGCGGGCTTCTGGCCGGCGGACCTGAAGCACGTGAGCGAGCGGCTCGAGGCGCATTTCGGCGGGTTCGACAAGATCAACAGCTACGAATTCGCGCCAGGCCCCGAGGACGCCCCCTTCGCCTACACGCTGCTCGAGCGCGGCTCCGTGGCGGGGGATCCGGAGCGGTACGACCCCGATGACGAGAGCTTCGTGCCGCCGCCGGAGGACTGGGCGCGGGTGCGGGTCTGGCTGAGCGAGGCGCTCGGGCGCGGCATGGAGGGCGCGCGCTGGGATTCGCGCGCCTGGAGCCCGACGGGAGAGCGGACCTGGATGAACCATTTCCCGCCGTCGCGCCTCGGGAGCGGGATCGGAGAGCGCAGGACGTTCAAGCCCTTCGATCCGACCCCCAACAAGCCGCCGTACATCTATGCCGTGGCCGTCTCCGATTCGCGTGTCCACTTCATGGAAGAAGATCGCGGGGCGGTGGCCTGCTTCGATCGCGACAGCGGCGAGGAGCGCTTTCGCCGCGAGGACATGACCGGGGGTCGAACGGCAGGCGGGCTCGGACTGTCGCGCGACGGCGCCCGCCTTTACGTCACGGCCCATCGGGGGTTTGCGGGATACACCAATTCCGACGGTGAAGGCTTCGTGCGGCTGCCGGACGGGGCGGACTCGGCGGTTTTGCGAGAGGACGTGGACGGCTCGCTCTTCGAGCTGCAGATCTACACGGACGACCCGTCGGGGGACACCGCCCCGGGCGCGGTCTGGCTTCGGGACCGCGAGACCGGAGAGCGCGTGAAGCTCATCGGCGAGCACCGGCGACATCCGGCGCTCGAATACGACAGCGCGGAGATCTCGAGCCACACCTTCGCCGCCGCTGCCCCCGTGGGCGCGTCCGCCACGCAAAAGGGGGACCTGATCGTTTGGGATCGGCAGGGCGAGCGGGCGCATGTCTGGCTGCCCGAGGGGGACGTGTCGGCCATTGCATTGAGCCCCGACGGGGGCACGGTGTACGCCGTTCATACCGACGGGCAGCTCGTGGCCTGGGACGTCGCCGAAGGCCGAGCGAAATGGCAGGAGCACGTGGGCGACAAGCGCCGAGGCAGCCGGCACCTGGCGGCGAGCCCCGACGGCAGAATGCTGGCCATCACCGCGGCCGGCCGCATCGAGATCGTCGACATCGCCCGGCGCGCGGCCCTTCTTCACTTGCGTCCCCTGGCGGAATCTCCGCAAGGCTTCTTGTTCAACCTCGGCTTCACCCCCCGCGGCGACGCCCTGCACGTCACCGTGGATCAGAAGACCTTCTGCCTCTGGCCGGTCCGCGCCCATTCATAGGTCGCCGCCCCTCCCCTCGGCCTTCGCGGAGAGCTCGTAGACGACCCTCTTTCGCCACGCCTCGACGTGTATCTCGACGGGCTCGAAGCGCTCGACATGAGGAGGACCCGAGCTACCATCCGGGCCAACCTCGTCAAAGGGAGCGGAAAGCCCGAAAGCTCATGGATGTCCTCGTCGATTACACGCCGCTCGACTGCCCCATGCGCTTCCACGGCATCGGCCATTACGTAAGGTCGCTCGGCCGCGCGCTCGCCGCCCTGAGCGACCGCGAGCGGCAGGGCCTGTCGATCACCGGGATCGGGACGTTCGGCGGGGCGAGCGCGCTCGAGCCGCCGTCCTCGGGTGCGAGCGCCGCGCCTCGTCATGGGACCGTCGAGTGGCTGGCTCGCCGCCGGGTCGAGCTTTTGCCCACGCTGCTGCGGATGCGGCCGCGCCTCTTTCACATGACCCAGCCGAAAGGCACCCCGCGGGGCGCGTTCGTCCCGCGCGTCGTGACCTGCCACGACATCCTCCCGCTCGTGCTGCACCGCGATTACCTGCCCGGCCCGTGGCCGTACCGCGGGGTCATGAGCCTCGCCGAGGCCGCCCGATACTGGGGCGCGCGGCGGATCATCGCCATCTCGCAGTATACCGCCGACGATCTGATGCGGCTCTTGCACGTGCCCGCGAAGCGCATCGACGTCGTCCCCCACGGCGTCGATCACGACCGCTTTCGACCGGCGCGCTCGGCGGAGGAGGAGGCGGCGGGGAGCGCCGTGCGCGCGCGGCTCGGGGTGGACCGCGCGCCCTATTTCCTCCACGTCGGCGCGGCCGATCCGCGCAAGAAGGTGGACCAGCTCATCGCGGCCTTTGCCGCCGCGAAGCTCGACGGCGTCACGCTCGTCCTCGCCGGCCGCCTCGGCGCGGACCACGAGCGGGCGGTGAACGCGGCGCTCGATCGCGCCGGGCGCCCTCCCTCGATTCGCCTGCTCGGCTACGTGGCGGACGAGGATCTGGTCCCGCTGATGCGCGGCGCGCTCGCGCTCGTGTACCCCTCCATTTACGAGGGATTCGGGCTGCCCGTGCTCGAGGCCATGGCCTCGGGTTGCCCCGTGATCACGACCCGCGCGACCTCGCTCGGCGAGGTGGCCGGCGACGCGGCGCTGATGATCCCGCCCGCGGACGAACGCGCCCTCCTCGACGCGCTCCGCCGCATCGCGCTCGAGCCGGGCCTGCGCGCGCAGCTCACGGAAATGGGCCTCGCGCGCGCCGGCCTCTTCTCCTGGCGGACGACCGCCCTCGGCACCGTCGATTGCTACGCGCGTGCTCTCGCCGATTGATCGAGCTTTCCGCGATCACGCGCGCCGCATGGCGGCGATCTCCCGATAGGCGGCGAGCGTGGCCCGCGCGCACGCATCCCAGCCGTACTCCGCGGCCCGCGCGAGCCCCCGCGCGCGCATCTGGGCGCGCAGGCCAGCGTCGCCCGCGACGCGCTCGAGCGCACGCGCCAGGGCGCCCGGATCGGCCGGGGGCACGTGGACGGCCGCATCCGCGAGCACCTCGCGCAGGGCCGGGATCGCGCTCGCCACGACGGGCAGGCCGCACGCGGCGGCCTCGAGGGCGGGCAGGCCGAAACCCTCGACCAGCGAGGGGTGCACGAGCGCCGTCGCCGATTGCATGAGGGCGACGATGTCCTCGCGCGACAGCGCGTGCCGGAAGAGGACCCGATCCTCGATTCCGAGCGCGCGCGCGAGGCGCCCGAGCCCGCGCCGACCACCGCGGCGCTGGACGAGCACGAGGCGCGTATCGCCGACCGACGCGCGCGCAAAGCCGCGCAGGGCGTGCTCGTGCCCCTTGTAAGGTTGATTCGTGCCGAGCACGAGGAAGTAAGGTGCGTCGGTGCCGATCGCGCGTGCAGCGCGGGCGCGGGCGGCTTCGGGATCGGCGGGAGGCTGGAAGACCGGCTCGACGCCATTCGGCGCGACGCGCACGCGCTTGCCCGCGTCCGGATCGAAGGCGCGGATCGCGTCGGCCGTCGCGTGCGAGACCGCGAGCAGCAGCGTCGCGCGACGGAGCGCATGCCACGCGCCGCCGGCGAGAAACGGCCAGTTCACCGCGCGGAGCAGCGGGTTTCCCTCGACGAGCGAGGGCGTGACGAGCCACATGACGTCGTGCACCGTGACCAGCGTGGGGCACGGCAGCCCGAGCCCGAGGACGTTTTGCGGGGAATGGAAGACGTCGGCGTCGCCGAGGGGCGCGATGCGGTGGGGCCACAGGAGCGAGGCGGGGCCGAGCGGATCCCCCGACACGGGGCGCAACGTGGCGTTCGGCGCGGCCGGGACGGCGTCGGGCATTCGCGGGTCGACCCACAGCTCGAAGCGATCGTCGGGCGCGAGCGCGGGCAGGCGCGCGGCGAGGGCGCGGACGTAGGTGCCAATGCCGCTCGGCTGGGGCCGGACGAACCGGCAATCGAGGACGCACTTCATGTCATCGCGCGTGGTGGGATCGACGTTCAGGCCCGTGCGTTCGCCGCGCGGGCTTTGTCGGCGAGCTTGGCCTCGATGAGCCCCATGAGCGTGCCGATGCGCTTCGGCCACGAGTTCGCCTCGGCGAGCGCCACGCGCGCCTCGCGCCCCTGGTCTCCCTCGCGGAGGGCTTGCTCGCAGCGCTGCACGAACTCGTCCGCCGTCGTGGCCACGAGGACGTGCGGGTAAAACTCCTCGAGCGAGGGCAGGTTCGAGATGACGACGGGCTTGCCCGTGGCGAGGAGCTCGAAGAATTTGATGGGGAAGACGCTGCGCGTGTACTCGTTGATTCGGTACGGGATGAGCGCGACGTCGAACCCTTTGACGTACGCGGGCAGCTCCGCGTAGGGGCGATGCCCGATCAGGTGCACGTTCGGCTGTTTCCGCAGGGCCGCCGTGCTCGTCGTGGGATCGGCGACGCCGACCGGGCCGATGATGGCGAAGCTCCAGTCCGGGCGCCGCCGGGCGGCGTGGAGGATCCAGTCCATGTCGAGCTTGTAATCGCTCACGGCCCCGACGAACCCGAGCACCGGGCGCGGAAGGCGCGCGATCTCTTTCGGGACGGGCGTGTCCTCGCGCATGGCCGCGCGGAAGTGCTCGGCGTCGCCCACGTTGTGGACGAGGTGCGTGTTTTCGGGGTTGTAAGGCTTTTTCTTGTCGTAAAGGGTGTTGCTCGTCGTGAAGACGAGATCCGCGGCCTCGCACAGCCGCTTCTCGCGCTCGGCGATCCAGGCCCTGCCCTTGTTCGTCGGGAAGGCCGAGTATTCGTCGACGCAATCGTAGACGAGGAGCTTGCGGGGCAAGGACGCGAGCGCGTCGGCGTAGCCCGGATGGTACACCCAGAGAATGGGATCCTCGATCCGCTCCCTGGCGAGGAACTGGCGCAGCATCCAGATCTTGGCGTCGAACTGGAAGAAATCCCGGACGCGGTTCTCCCTCGGCAAGGCGAGCAAAGGTAGCGGGATCCAGGAGCTGGACACGTGCAGCCCGCCGCCCCGATGCACGACGCCGTCGGTCAGGAGCCGGAGCGGGTGGAGCAGATCCGCGGGCTTCACGCGGGCCCTGTCGAAAATGTATTTCTCGAGCGGCGGCGCGCCGAAGTCCACGTGAATGACCCGGTGCTCGCGCGCGAGCCGGCTCATGATGTGCTGCTTGTTCGTCCACATCGGGTCGTCCCAGCGCTGGGACGAAAAGCAGAGAATGGTGTGCGGCATGGTCTAGCGATCCGGGGTTGGGGCTGGGATCCAGGGCGCGATTTCCCGGTAAACGCCGACCGTCTCGCGGGCGGTCCGCTCCCAGGTGAAGCTTCGGGCGCGCGCGAGGCCCGAAGCCCTCAGCCTCTCGCGCAGCGCAGGCTCGCGGGCGACCCTGCCGAGCGCGCTCGCGAGGGCGTCGAGATCGCGCGGATCACACGACAGGGCCGCGTCTCCGGTCACCTCCGGGAGCGAGGTGAGGTTCGAGGCGACGACCGGGCAGCCCGAGGCCATGGCCTCGAGCACGGGGAGCCCGAAGCCCTCGTAGAGCGACGGGAAAACGAGGGCCTCGGCGCGGTTGTAGAGGGCGATGAGCGCCTCGCGATCCACGCCCCCGCGGACGTGGACCCGCGCGGCGAGCCCCGCCCCCGCGAGCGCGCGCCCGAGCTCCGGCGGCAGGGTGCGCTCGCGCTGGATGACGAGCAGGTGGACGTCGTCCTCGGGCCGGAACGCCCGCGCGAATGCGAGCGCGGCGGTCACGTGGTTCTTGTTGGCGTAACCGCCGCCGATCACGAGGAAGAATCGCGTGCCCTCCGGCATCACGTCGCGGCTCAGGGCGAGCGCCTCCGCGGGCGGCATCGGCCGGAA includes:
- a CDS encoding CheR family methyltransferase, whose amino-acid sequence is MSDVVWQSIPELSDRDFAGYQRLIYREAGIFLAPTKKALLVGRLSRRLRELGGTSFRDYLKQAEEDPAERTRLIEAVCTHETRFFREPRQFDLLEKQILPQWRKQGSVGGSRRVRVWSAGCSSGEEPFSLAMALRHALPAEAGWEIDILATDLSSRVLERAREAVWPIEKSSEIPRHYLKAYMLRGTGSQEGRMKASPELREMVHFAQVNLSDERLPVAGRFDLVFCRNVLIYFDMQSKARAVNKLLDRLAPHGYFFLGQAESLSGLPRSVRPVIPAVYAMDRLL
- a CDS encoding glycosyltransferase family 4 protein, which codes for MDVLVDYTPLDCPMRFHGIGHYVRSLGRALAALSDRERQGLSITGIGTFGGASALEPPSSGASAAPRHGTVEWLARRRVELLPTLLRMRPRLFHMTQPKGTPRGAFVPRVVTCHDILPLVLHRDYLPGPWPYRGVMSLAEAARYWGARRIIAISQYTADDLMRLLHVPAKRIDVVPHGVDHDRFRPARSAEEEAAGSAVRARLGVDRAPYFLHVGAADPRKKVDQLIAAFAAAKLDGVTLVLAGRLGADHERAVNAALDRAGRPPSIRLLGYVADEDLVPLMRGALALVYPSIYEGFGLPVLEAMASGCPVITTRATSLGEVAGDAALMIPPADERALLDALRRIALEPGLRAQLTEMGLARAGLFSWRTTALGTVDCYARALAD
- a CDS encoding glycosyltransferase family 4 protein, encoding MSEPRIVLDARCLRGAHGGVATYTAALVAELPRLLPTVPFTLLRHPDAPAPLSRAPNVTERPLGGDPNDPLSHFVLGRLVERHLGPDDLFHAPYRILPHGVRPRSVMTLHDMMQVRCPELVFPDARLRPVLHRWWTYAVRRSLRRAGRIIAVSRHSADDALAVELGAADRMRVTLLGVDAAFRPMPPAEALALSRDVMPEGTRFFLVIGGGYANKNHVTAALAFARAFRPEDDVHLLVIQRERTLPPELGRALAGAGLAARVHVRGGVDREALIALYNRAEALVFPSLYEGFGLPVLEAMASGCPVVASNLTSLPEVTGDAALSCDPRDLDALASALGRVAREPALRERLRASGLARARSFTWERTARETVGVYREIAPWIPAPTPDR
- a CDS encoding glycosyltransferase, producing the protein MPHTILCFSSQRWDDPMWTNKQHIMSRLAREHRVIHVDFGAPPLEKYIFDRARVKPADLLHPLRLLTDGVVHRGGGLHVSSSWIPLPLLALPRENRVRDFFQFDAKIWMLRQFLARERIEDPILWVYHPGYADALASLPRKLLVYDCVDEYSAFPTNKGRAWIAEREKRLCEAADLVFTTSNTLYDKKKPYNPENTHLVHNVGDAEHFRAAMREDTPVPKEIARLPRPVLGFVGAVSDYKLDMDWILHAARRRPDWSFAIIGPVGVADPTTSTAALRKQPNVHLIGHRPYAELPAYVKGFDVALIPYRINEYTRSVFPIKFFELLATGKPVVISNLPSLEEFYPHVLVATTADEFVQRCEQALREGDQGREARVALAEANSWPKRIGTLMGLIEAKLADKARAANARA
- a CDS encoding chemotaxis protein CheW, which translates into the protein MKQPQTVASAQYLSFFLAGEEYALAILQVREIIEYDTVTRVPGTPAWIGGVVNLRGSVLPVIDLAMKLGLPPCTITRRTCIVVVEVDHQGDRLVLGLLTDAVGQVLDFGPGDVEATPPFGTPVHIDYLIGMGRAGKKFVLLLDANRILDTREIALADDVQRISVESAEPAPAAAELSPPEPASEPTP
- a CDS encoding WD40 repeat domain-containing protein, which codes for MGSDLYDVRVERWESGTLEAMAARAAAHGLDEALARDCIRRCGGESAVEVDLYIHQIHPDAPIWELDLAYMVMTLHSAGFWPADLKHVSERLEAHFGGFDKINSYEFAPGPEDAPFAYTLLERGSVAGDPERYDPDDESFVPPPEDWARVRVWLSEALGRGMEGARWDSRAWSPTGERTWMNHFPPSRLGSGIGERRTFKPFDPTPNKPPYIYAVAVSDSRVHFMEEDRGAVACFDRDSGEERFRREDMTGGRTAGGLGLSRDGARLYVTAHRGFAGYTNSDGEGFVRLPDGADSAVLREDVDGSLFELQIYTDDPSGDTAPGAVWLRDRETGERVKLIGEHRRHPALEYDSAEISSHTFAAAAPVGASATQKGDLIVWDRQGERAHVWLPEGDVSAIALSPDGGTVYAVHTDGQLVAWDVAEGRAKWQEHVGDKRRGSRHLAASPDGRMLAITAAGRIEIVDIARRAALLHLRPLAESPQGFLFNLGFTPRGDALHVTVDQKTFCLWPVRAHS
- a CDS encoding glycosyltransferase family 4 protein; amino-acid sequence: MKCVLDCRFVRPQPSGIGTYVRALAARLPALAPDDRFELWVDPRMPDAVPAAPNATLRPVSGDPLGPASLLWPHRIAPLGDADVFHSPQNVLGLGLPCPTLVTVHDVMWLVTPSLVEGNPLLRAVNWPFLAGGAWHALRRATLLLAVSHATADAIRAFDPDAGKRVRVAPNGVEPVFQPPADPEAARARAARAIGTDAPYFLVLGTNQPYKGHEHALRGFARASVGDTRLVLVQRRGGRRGLGRLARALGIEDRVLFRHALSREDIVALMQSATALVHPSLVEGFGLPALEAAACGLPVVASAIPALREVLADAAVHVPPADPGALARALERVAGDAGLRAQMRARGLARAAEYGWDACARATLAAYREIAAMRRA